The following proteins are co-located in the Flavobacterium sp. CECT 9288 genome:
- the nadE gene encoding NAD(+) synthase, which yields MTKKSIFEAEKVNTHIVNWLKNYAENAKVNGFVIGISGGVDSAVTSTLCAQTGLQVLCVEMPIHQAQSHVQRAQEHIEQLKSRFSNVQSVQTDLTAVFETFKQNVPHSIDEAKFNLSLANTRARIRMTTLYYLAGIHGLLVAGTGNKVEDFGVGFYTKYGDGGVDLSPIADLMKSEVYQLGQYLKIPTSIQKASPTDGLFGDDRTDEDQLGASYDELEWAMLAAESEKKASDFEGRQKIVFEIYKRLNTANRHKMEPIPVCKINF from the coding sequence ATGACTAAAAAAAGTATTTTTGAAGCTGAAAAAGTAAATACTCATATTGTAAACTGGTTAAAAAACTATGCCGAAAATGCAAAAGTTAACGGTTTTGTCATAGGTATTTCCGGTGGTGTAGACTCTGCAGTAACCTCTACTTTGTGTGCACAAACAGGCTTACAAGTTTTATGTGTTGAAATGCCTATTCATCAGGCTCAAAGCCACGTGCAAAGAGCCCAAGAGCATATTGAGCAATTAAAATCTAGATTTTCAAACGTACAAAGCGTGCAAACTGATTTGACTGCTGTATTTGAAACTTTTAAACAAAATGTTCCTCACAGTATTGATGAGGCAAAGTTCAACCTTTCACTAGCAAACACACGTGCCCGCATACGAATGACTACATTGTATTACCTTGCAGGCATACATGGATTACTAGTTGCTGGAACTGGAAATAAAGTTGAAGATTTTGGTGTTGGATTTTATACAAAATACGGCGATGGTGGTGTTGACTTAAGTCCAATTGCTGATTTAATGAAATCAGAAGTGTATCAATTGGGGCAGTATTTAAAAATTCCAACATCTATTCAAAAAGCATCCCCTACAGATGGCCTTTTTGGCGATGACAGAACCGATGAAGACCAACTCGGGGCCAGTTATGATGAGTTAGAATGGGCTATGTTAGCAGCTGAATCTGAAAAAAAAGCATCAGATTTTGAAGGACGACAAAAAATTGTATTCGAAATTTACAAGCGTTTAAACACCGCAAACCGCCATAAAATGGAGCCTATTCCGGTATGTAAAATAAATTTTTGA